A section of the Lepus europaeus isolate LE1 chromosome 19, mLepTim1.pri, whole genome shotgun sequence genome encodes:
- the LOC133748160 gene encoding beta-1,4-galactosyltransferase 3-like isoform X2 — protein sequence MKSRVKPRRGLLLLFLGVQLLLVGAFLYQVHRCRGVGSFLRLLTQARPQAAGQLPSLAPFSSPGVPHHDVYANLSQIRPLNVSQDELPNCPEVSPYVSGPLKVTIPENLTLEVLVRRNPLVEPGGQYWPPDCWPRHHTAVVVPYHGQARHLLHLLFHLHPFLQRQQLHYAIYVVDPVNNTAFSRGRLRNVGFWEALQDGDWDCVFLHAVNLLPEDDRNLYTCDLFPAHVSVAIDKFNYRLPYQGYLGGVFALRPIHFLRINGFPNTHWGLDDEDSDIAARVKLSGLLLSRPHLLFGRYHMLEGQDAGPARGVQRPGLLARIRQGWQQDGLSSLGYRLLAKERQPLYTRFTVDVGFRAPGAPVPG from the exons AGTGAAGCCACGGAGGGGGCTCCTGCTGCTGTTCCTGGGGGTCCAGCTGCTGCTCGTGGGGGCGTTCCTCTACCAGGTCCACCGCTGCCGCGGCGTAGGCTCCTTCCTGCGCCTCCTGACGCAAGCCAGGCCCCAGGCCGCAGGACAGCTGCCCTCCTTGGCCCCGTTCTCCTCGCCCGGAGTCCCCCACCACGACGTCTACGCCAACCTCAGCCAGATCCGCCCCCTGAACGTCAGCCAGGATGAGCTGCCCAACTGCCCTGAGGTCTCACCCTACGTCA GCGGCCCCTTGAAGGTGACGATCCCGGAGAACCTGACACTGGAGGTGCTGGTGAGGAGGAACCCGCTGGTGGAGCCGGGCGGGCAGTACTGGCCGCCTGACTGCTGGCCCCGGCACCACACAGCGGTGGTGGTGCCCTACCACGGGCAAGCCcggcacctgctgcacctgctcttcCACCTGCACCCGTTCCTGCAGCGCCAACAGCTGCACTATGCCATCTACGTGGTGGATCCG GTAAACAACACCGCCTTCAGCCGAGGCCGGCTGCGCAACGTGGGCTTCTGGGAGGCCCTGCAGGACGGGGACTGGGACTGTGTCTTCCTGCACGCCGTGAACCTGCTCCCGGAGGACGACCGCAACCTCTACACCTGCGACCTCTTCCCCGCCCACGTGTCCGTGGCCATCGACAAGTTCAACTACAG GCTTCCCTACCAGGGCTACCTCGGAGGGGTGTTTGCCCTGCGCCCCATCCACTTCCTGAGGATAAACGGCTTCCCCAACACACACTGGGGCTTGGATGACGAGGACAGCGACATTGCTGCCAG GGTGAAGCTCAGCGGGCTGCTCCTCTCCCGGCCCCACCTGCTCTTCGGCCGCTACCACATGCTGGAGGGGCAGGACGCTGGCCCCGCGCGCGGCGTCCAGAG GCCCGGTCTTCTGGCCCGCATTCGCCAGGGATGGCAACAGGATGGCCTGAGCTCACTGGGCTACAGGCTGCTCGCCAAGGAGCGGCAGCCGCTCTACACGCGGTTCACCGTGGATGTCGGCTTCCGAGCCCCGGGAGCCCCGGTGCCGGGCTGA